DNA from Prevotella melaninogenica:
ACTACTGTTGGAATCATTCTTTTATATTGGCACATCTGTTTCACTACAAGCCCTTAGATTTCAATATAGTCATTGAATGCTCTCTGCATTGTCATTATCTCTTTCGTCTTATAACTAAATATAAAATAAGAAAAGCGATTACAGCAAAGCAATCCTCTCAAAAATAAAGTTCCTATCACTTCTGTCAGTCACTTCAAGAATATAACTTACTCATTTACAGCAGTATTACGCAAAGTGTTAAAAGTGACAGCAAAGTAAAAATAAAACTATTCGTATAAAGAGGTATTATCGTTTTACACCAAATATAGCGTCTTTATCACGGTATATTTCAGAAGAACCTATCGTTTCATATTTAGCCCATGTGTGCGCATACAATGTTAAAAACTTATTTTTTTGTTGATAAAATTTGTTTTATTCCACTATTTATCCTATATTTGCGATGTGTTTTTCACTGATTTAGATATTTTGCTAAATCATTTTCGAGGTTGGTAGCTTCCTGCACCAACCTCTTTTTTGTTAATCTACATTTCATAAAAACGAGTCCAACACTTGACTTATTGATAATCTTTACTTATCTTTGTATCAGATTATTAAACTTAATTCTATGAAGATAAACCAACTTTCCTTCTTACTTTTCACAGCTGTACTATTGTTTAGTTGTGGTAAAACAATTCTACCATCAGATGATGATAATGAAGACGAAACAGAAAAGCACTCACCTTCTCACTCCCCTAATGAAGCGAAGATCTATACTGTTTCGGAATTTATCAAAGGAGACTTTGGGAATAATGGAGTTTGGGTACATGGTTATATTGTTGGTGCTTGCAAACGAAGTATCAAGCAGGCTGAATGGGAAGCACCTTTCACGTTTGACTCTGCAATTCTATTAGCTGACGACCCAGAAGAGGCTGAGCCTGAGAATGTTATTTCCATCCAAATGGTTAACAAACAAATGAAAGAAGAAATAGGCTTAGCAGCCAATCCGCAAAACTATGGTAAACATATTGCCTTCTTCGGAATTAAACAAAAGTACTTGGGAATACCAGGGATGAAAAAACATATATTAGCAAGTGAATGGTTGGACGAATGACTTTTTATATAAAAGATTTGCTCTAAATAAGAAAAATGATTATATTTGCATTCCCAAATAATTATATAAGTTAGAAAAGCCTATCGATAAACTTCTACTTCATAAGAAAGAAAATTGAAAATGAAGAATCTGAATGAGATGACCGACGAGCAGTTGGCATTGTCATACATTGAAGGAAGCAACGATGCTTTCGATTTGTTGCTATCGCGCAATCAATCGAAACTTTTTTCGTATATTCTATTCGTTGTGCGTGATAGGGATGCTGCTGATGACTTGTTTCAAGAAACCTTCGTAAAGATTATCACGAAGTTGCAACAGGGAAGATACTCACCAACAGGTAAGTTCTCTGCATGGATTATGCGTATCGCTCATAATGTGATTATGGACTGGTATCGTGCGCAGCGTGCAGACAAGGTGATTGATGCCCCTAAGGATAATGACCTATCTAATGTTGGTGGTGATGATACTGTTATTGATAACATTGAGTGTCAATTCATTAACAGTCAGACACTCTCTGATGTAAAACGAATGATGAACCTTCTTCCTGCGACACAACGTGAAGTGGTATTTATGCGTTTCTATCAAGAGATGTCTTTTAAAGAGATTGCTGAAACAACAGGCGTTAGCATTAACACCAGCCTTGGGCGTATGCGTTATGCCATATTCAACTTGCGGAGAATGGTTCGTGAACACAAAGTAAGTTTGCAACTAACATAAGAACAAATAGTTCTTTTCTTAACGATATAAAACGCCCTCACTTATCTCTTAACTATTACGTTAAGAACAAGTGAGGGTATCTTTTATACCTTATAATTATCTATGTAATTGTTTGAGTGAATGGATAGTTGCCTTAGGATCTGCAGCCTTAAAGACATAACTGCCACTAACAAGAATGTCGACACCAGCTTCAACCAAACGAGGAGCCGTGTCAGCCTGTACACCGCCATCAACCTCTATCAGTGCATTACTACCTTCACGCTCAATCAACTGACGAAGGCGTTGTACTTTCTTGATACTGCTCTCTATGAATTTCTGTCCACCAAAACCAGGATTTACACTCATAAGCTGAACGATATCTACATCACCAATAATATCCTCAAGAACATTGACAGGTGTTGAAGGATTAAGCGTCACACCAGCTTTCATACCAGCAGCATGAATCGCTTGTATCGTTCGATGTAAATGAACACAAGCCTCATACTGAACATTCATGATAGCTGCACCAGTGTCAGCTGTCTGTTGAATATAGTTCTCTGGATGAACAATCATAAAGTGTACGTCCATTGGCTTCTTACATGCCTTACCTACTGCTTCAAGCACAGGAAAACCAAAAGAGATATTAGGGACAAAGACGCCATCCATTACATCCATGTGAAGCCAATCAGCCTCACTTTCATTAATCATTTCAATCTCCTTATCCAAATGAAGGAAGTCAGCGGAGAGCAGGGAAGGTGATACTATTATTTCCATATAAATATTAATTCAAACAGAAGGTTTGCATCTTCCCATTGATTTTAATGACACGATAGGTATAAGCTATCTGTCGGATAATATTAAGCGTCTTCTCAGACGGCTTAAGTTCTTCGGAAGTAAATATTCTAACCATAGGCCAAAAATAAGTTGTTGAGAGTTATATGTCATCTAAACGCTATATGGTAGATATTATTATATCTTCTTACAAGAATATTTTCACTTTATATGCATTAATTTTATAGGATACTCTTGTATTCTTCCTTTTAATTCATCATTCCTTTAAATAAAAGAGTTTTTCTTTATTTCACAAGCGTATAATTCGATAATTTTATGTAAGTTTGTAGCGTAAAAGTATTTGAGATTTTTATATCTATATGATTATAAAGGTATGCGGCATGCGTGATGCCCACAATATTCACGAAGTTTCTCAACTTGGCATAGACTGGGTAGGATTGGATTTCCAGCCTAAGAGCGAACGTTATGTTAGTCAGATATCGTCATGTGCTGGTATTATTCCCGATTATGGGACGCTGTCTGACTTATCGTCAGACGAATCATCTCTACAGCAACAAAGACCTACTCTTTGTGGAGTCTTTGCTGATGACATGCCACAGAATATTGTTACACGTGTTGTAAACTTCAATCTTGATTTCATCCAACTTAATGGAGAAGAGAGTATGGTGATGATTGATAATCTTCGCCGCACCCTTGACCCAGACATTCATGCTGGAATACAGATTATGAAACGCATTGTTATTACAAAGCGTGAGGACATTGAGAAATACAAGGAATATGCAGAAGGGGTTGATTATTTCCTCTTTGACATCCAAGATAATCTAAAGGATTGGAGCATTTTGAAAGCGTATGACGGGAAAGTTCCTTTCCTTGTAAGTGGAAATATTGGTACCGAAGATATTGAGAAGATTAAAGGTTTTTCTCACCCCAAGTTCTATGGTATCAGTGTGAACGAGAAGTTTGAGACAGCACCAGCGGTAAAGGATGTTGCTTTACTAAAGGACTTTCTTGAGAAGGTAAAGTAAGTCTATTGATTAGAAGGTTGATACACGAATGAAAACAAATTGTGTTATCATTGATAACTACGATTCTTTCACCTATAATCTTGTTCATCTCATAAAGGAATTAGGAGTTGATGTAACGGTTGTTCGCAACAATCAGTTCTCCCTTGAAGATTTGAATAACTACGATCGTATTGTTTTAAGTCCTGGCCCTGGGGTTCCTTCAGAAGCTGGCTTACTATTGGACGTTATTCATCGTTATGCTGGGGTAAAGCCTATCTTGGGTGTTTGCTTAGGACATCAAGCCATTGGTGAGGTATTCGGAGCAAAGTTGAAGAATTTGTCTGATGTCTTCCATGGTGTAACAACTGAAACCACACAAATCGTTGAAACGCCATTGTTTGCTGGTTTGCCTAAAAACTTTCTCGTGGGACGCTATCATAGTTGGGTCGTAGAGAGAACAAATTTCCCCGATTGCTTAGAAACAATAGCCGAAAGCAAAGAGGGACTAATCATGGCATTACGCCATAGAACGCATAACATCTATGGCATCCAATTCCACCCAGAGAGCGTTCTAACACCAGATGGGAAAAGGATTATGGCTAATTGGTTACACATCTAACAAATAATTATTCTTGTACAAACTATGACAACAGCAGCAAGCTATATAGACGGAGTCATTGATGATGGAACACCTTGGTATGCAGTGTGGCTATTCACACTGAAGCTTGAAGAAGTGAGAACCTACTTTACAAGTCATGGTTTGGAATGTTTCGTTCCAGAACAATATGTCGATGTAGAAGGGCGTGATGGTAAGCCTCACTCTGTTCTTCGTCCTGTTGTTCGTAATCTTATCTTTGTGAAAATGCCTGGAGAAGACATTTCATTTCAGAAGATTGTACAAGAAGCCAACTATAAGATTAGCGTTGTAAAGAAAGCTAAGGATTCACAAGAGTATGCACTTATCCCCCATGACCAGATGTATGAGTTCCGTTTGATGTGTAATCCAGAAATAATGATGCGTAAGTTCCTCTCTTCAGACGAGGCACAAATGAAAGCTGGGGACGAGGTTCTTGTTAAGTTTGGACCATTAAAGGGGATGACTGGGCGATTAGTTCGCTCAAGCAAGAAGTATTATCTCCTAAAAGAAATCCCAGGTATAGGTGTAATGCTCAAAGTTTCTCGCTGGTGCTGCGTTCCAATGGAGGAGAAATAAGTTCCATATTGGCTGTATCACTACCTATTTTTATTATCATTCTCAGACACAGAAAACTTTTTCTAAAATACTTCAAAGATTCAAATAAGGCTTTAAAAAATCATTCTGTGTGGTGATGTTCGGACTAATAAATGTTAATATCCTGTATTATAGTTTCTCCACTTTATATCAGATGTGTAATTTGCGGCAGTCCTTATGAGTTTATAAAACAAATCATACTTCGGCAGCTTACTGTCCCGGAAGAATCGACGATTGAACTTCCAACAATACTCGTTGAGATAGAGTTGGAGAAATCTTTGATCCACTTCCTTATGAATAGCCTCTATTGCACTACGACATTCTCCTGTTACTATATGTACCCACGGCAGAACCTTAGTCACCACCTCATGCACCTCCCCTTCCGTTTCCCTATAAGATTCATGACAGAACAACTCTCTCAGTCTTATAAGATTTGTTCCTCCGTCAGTAACAACTTTAGCAGTGGGACTCACAGCCTTTTCTACATATGGTTTTATGGAGGCATATTTACTATCGGGCATAGCGAACATCTTGATATAACGTACAACCTTCTTGACTTTCTGTGTAGAAGACCTCCTGAGAAGTTTTGATGCTTTGTTAACGTACTTGTTTTCAGTTATATTTGTAAGATACTCGCGCAATATTTCATCCACAGGCTTACTTTCTGCAATTACCAATACAGGCGTTTGTACCATTTTGGTCTCTTTCTCAATATCTTCGGATTCAGGATCTGTTATAACAGAGGTTTGAAAGTAAGATACATCCAGTTCTACCTGTGCTGATAAGCTATATTGTGCTTCTCTTTTACCCATGATATCACGGTACTTCATCATCATCAGCCATACGGAAGGGTAATCTTTTCGTTCTAATTGATATTGAATCTCTTTTGCAGAAAGGACTTGCTTGAATGAAGTCATCATGTGAGCTGTAAAGAACCAATCATATAAGGGTATGTGACTTCTTTCCATAACAGTACCCTTTGTTAGGGGAGTACGATAACCACAAGTCTTACATTGAAATGCTTTTCTACTATCTAACCATTT
Protein-coding regions in this window:
- a CDS encoding DUF6359 domain-containing protein; its protein translation is MKINQLSFLLFTAVLLFSCGKTILPSDDDNEDETEKHSPSHSPNEAKIYTVSEFIKGDFGNNGVWVHGYIVGACKRSIKQAEWEAPFTFDSAILLADDPEEAEPENVISIQMVNKQMKEEIGLAANPQNYGKHIAFFGIKQKYLGIPGMKKHILASEWLDE
- a CDS encoding sigma-70 family RNA polymerase sigma factor, encoding MKNLNEMTDEQLALSYIEGSNDAFDLLLSRNQSKLFSYILFVVRDRDAADDLFQETFVKIITKLQQGRYSPTGKFSAWIMRIAHNVIMDWYRAQRADKVIDAPKDNDLSNVGGDDTVIDNIECQFINSQTLSDVKRMMNLLPATQREVVFMRFYQEMSFKEIAETTGVSINTSLGRMRYAIFNLRRMVREHKVSLQLT
- the rpe gene encoding ribulose-phosphate 3-epimerase → MEIIVSPSLLSADFLHLDKEIEMINESEADWLHMDVMDGVFVPNISFGFPVLEAVGKACKKPMDVHFMIVHPENYIQQTADTGAAIMNVQYEACVHLHRTIQAIHAAGMKAGVTLNPSTPVNVLEDIIGDVDIVQLMSVNPGFGGQKFIESSIKKVQRLRQLIEREGSNALIEVDGGVQADTAPRLVEAGVDILVSGSYVFKAADPKATIHSLKQLHR
- a CDS encoding phosphoribosylanthranilate isomerase, with product MIIKVCGMRDAHNIHEVSQLGIDWVGLDFQPKSERYVSQISSCAGIIPDYGTLSDLSSDESSLQQQRPTLCGVFADDMPQNIVTRVVNFNLDFIQLNGEESMVMIDNLRRTLDPDIHAGIQIMKRIVITKREDIEKYKEYAEGVDYFLFDIQDNLKDWSILKAYDGKVPFLVSGNIGTEDIEKIKGFSHPKFYGISVNEKFETAPAVKDVALLKDFLEKVK
- a CDS encoding anthranilate synthase component II → MKTNCVIIDNYDSFTYNLVHLIKELGVDVTVVRNNQFSLEDLNNYDRIVLSPGPGVPSEAGLLLDVIHRYAGVKPILGVCLGHQAIGEVFGAKLKNLSDVFHGVTTETTQIVETPLFAGLPKNFLVGRYHSWVVERTNFPDCLETIAESKEGLIMALRHRTHNIYGIQFHPESVLTPDGKRIMANWLHI
- a CDS encoding UpxY family transcription antiterminator; the encoded protein is MTTAASYIDGVIDDGTPWYAVWLFTLKLEEVRTYFTSHGLECFVPEQYVDVEGRDGKPHSVLRPVVRNLIFVKMPGEDISFQKIVQEANYKISVVKKAKDSQEYALIPHDQMYEFRLMCNPEIMMRKFLSSDEAQMKAGDEVLVKFGPLKGMTGRLVRSSKKYYLLKEIPGIGVMLKVSRWCCVPMEEK
- a CDS encoding IS1595 family transposase — translated: MLLKDFFQKFPDEESCIDYFRQIREEVGITCPKCGYTEHKWLDSRKAFQCKTCGYRTPLTKGTVMERSHIPLYDWFFTAHMMTSFKQVLSAKEIQYQLERKDYPSVWLMMMKYRDIMGKREAQYSLSAQVELDVSYFQTSVITDPESEDIEKETKMVQTPVLVIAESKPVDEILREYLTNITENKYVNKASKLLRRSSTQKVKKVVRYIKMFAMPDSKYASIKPYVEKAVSPTAKVVTDGGTNLIRLRELFCHESYRETEGEVHEVVTKVLPWVHIVTGECRSAIEAIHKEVDQRFLQLYLNEYCWKFNRRFFRDSKLPKYDLFYKLIRTAANYTSDIKWRNYNTGY